The Rhizobium grahamii DNA window GCTGGTTGTGACGGTAACGCCGACCTATTCCGGCTGTCCGGCAACCGCGATCATCAATCTCGATATCGAGCAGGCGTTGCATGAAAAAGGCGTCGAAAAGCTGCGGCTGGAACGTCGGCTGTCGCCAGCCTGGACCACTGACTGGATCAGTTCCGAAGGTCGCGAAAAGCTCAAGGCCTACGGTATTGCGCCGCCTGTCGATGGCACCGCGATAGACGGCCTCCTGCGCCAGCGCGTCGATCGGCTCTCCGGCCGTTCCAACCCGACGATCGCCTGTCCGCGATGCGGATCGACCAACACCGAAAAGATCAGCCAGTTCGGCTCGACGCCCTGCAAGGCGAGCTATCGCTGCACCGACTGTCTGGAACCATTCGACTATTTCAAGTGCATCTGACGCTTTGCCCAGTGAGGTCCGCAATATGGCACGTTTCCATTCCCTTCAGGTTACCGACGTCAAGCGCGAGACGCGCGATGCGGTGGTTGTCACGCTCGCTCCGCTGGCCGAGGACCGCAATGCGTTCGATTTTACGCAGGGTCAGTATCTGACGTTCCGCCGCAAGTTCGATGGCGAAGAACTGCGCCGCTCATACTCGATCTGTGCCGGGCGTGACGAAGGTGTGTTGCGGGTCGGAATCAAGCGGGTCGACGGCGGCTGCTTCTCGACCTGGGCCAACGAAGAGCTGCGGATTGGCGATACGCTGGAGGCAATGCCGCCCATGGGCGCGTTCTTCACGGCGATTGAGCCCGAGATCTCCAAGAGCTACCTCGGTTTTGCCGCCGGCAGCGGCATTACGCCGGTGCTGTCAATTATCAAGACCACGCTTTCGCGTGAGCCCCATTCTCGCTTCACGCTCGTCTACGCAAACCGGCAGATCAGCTCGATCATGTTCCGCGAAGAGCTGGACGATCTGAAGAACACCTATCTCGGCCGCCTGTCCATTCTGCATGTACTGGAAAGCGAAGCCCAGGATATCGATCTTTTCACAGGCCGGATCGACGCCGGCAAGTGCGCGGCACTGTTCAAGCACTGGATCGACCTGAAATCCGTCGACACCGCCTTCATCTGCGGTCCGGAACCGATGATGCTGACAATCGCGGCCGCTCTTCGCGACCACGGGATGCGCGAGGAGCAGATCAAGTTCGAGCTCTTCGCCTCGTCGCAGCCGGGCCGGGCCCGCCGGAAGACGGAAAGCTCGGCCTCCGCGGATCGCGGCGCGGCCTGCGAGGCGACGGTTACTCTCGATGGCGCAACCCGCGTCTTCAAGATGCCGAAGCAGGGCCAGACGCTGCTGGAAGCGGCTATCGAGAACAACATGGACGCACCCTACGCCTGCAAGGCGGGTGTCTGTTCCACGTGCCGGGCCAAGGTGATCGAAGGTGAGACCGAGATGGAGGTCAACCATGCGCTCGAGGACTACGAAGTGCGTCAGGGCTACGTGCTGACCTGTCAGTGTTATCCGCTGAGCGACCGCGTCGTGGTGAGCTACGACCAGTAAGGCGCGAAAGCGCGGGAGGAACTGCCAATGTCCGATACGATGCCGATCGAAGAATATCTGTTGAAGGGTGGCGTGCTGACGTCGCCTGACAATGTGACCCCGCGTTATCGCGGCGAGCTCCTGCGCCTGATGGCAAGTTTCGTCGACAGCGAGCTTGCGGGTGCGGCCGGCTTTGCCGACACGATCAACGATGCGCCTGGCATCAAGGAGCGCATCGCGTCTGCCAAGATCGTGCTCGAAAAGACCGACCACGCCGGTCGCGTGCTCGAGATCATGGGCAGCTTCGGCGCCGATACCGGCCGCTATGCCGTCCATCACCCCTGGGATGCCCGGCTGACGCGTGAGGCTGATATTGGCGCGGCACGTCAAGGCGGCGATATGCGCCTCTCGGTCTTCCACTATCCTCTGCATGGCTGGGTGGACGCTGTCATCATGAATGTGCTCATGGGCGCGGCAAGCACCATCCAGCTTCGCGAGCTTACCCACGTCTCCTATCAGCCGCTTGCCGAAGTGTTTCGCGCCATCCTACCGCGCGAGGCGCACCATACCGAGCTTGGCATCGAGGGCTTGAAGCGGATTGCCGAAACGGAAGCTGGGATGTCGCAGGCGCGGGAAGCGATCGCCTATTGGCGTCCGCGCGTCGCCGCGAGCTTTGGACACTCCGGCTCGGCTCGCTACGAAACATTGGCGCGCTTCGGCCTCCGCCATACTCCCAATGAGGCGCTGCTGACCGAATGGCAGGCAGCTGTCGACGCGCAGCTCATTGCGCTTAATCTGAACTGACCCGGAAGGATACGACAATGAACGTTCTGGTAAACCCGCCGCGCCGGCTCGAAAGCTACGTCTATGGCCGCTGGGTTCCCGGTACGAAGGATGGCGCTCTGCTGCTCGATGCGTCGACGGGCGCACCGGTGGCGACAATCGATTCCACCGGCGTCGACTTTGCCGCGTCTCTTGCATACGGCCGCGAGAAGGCAGGCCCGGCCTTACGTCGCATGTCCTTCCATGAGCGCGCGGCGATGCTGAAGGCTCTCGGCCAGGCACTGATGGATCGCAAGGAAGAGTTCTATGCACTTTCCTCGGCCACCGGTGCTACGAAAGCCGACAGCTGGATCGATATCGACGGAGGCATCGGCACGTTGCTGTCCTATGCCTCGAAGGGCCGACGCGAGCTGCCCAACACACGCGTCCTTGTTGACGGCGACGTCGAATCCCTGTCGCGTGACGGTACCTTCGCTGCCCGGCACATCCTGTCGCCGCTGCAGGGCGTTGCCATTCACATCAATGCCTTCAACTTTCCGGTCTGGGGGATGCTGGAAAAGCTTGCTCCGACCCTGCTCGCCGGCATGCCTGCTATCGTCAAGCCGGCCAGCCAGACGGCCTATCTGACCGAACTGGTCGTACGCCGAATGGTCGAGACGGGTCTGCTTCCGGAAGGAGCGGTGCAACTGGTCTGCGGCTCCGTGGGCGACCTGCTGGACCATGTCGACGGGCAGGATGCGGTCACATTCACCGGCTCGGCCTGGACCGGCCGCAAGCTGAAGACGCATCCGGCGATCATCGAGAATTCGGTCCGCTTCACCATGGAGGCAGACAGCCTCAACGCCTCCGTTCTCGGCCTCGATGCAGCGCCCGGCACGGAGGAGTTCGATCTTTTCGTCAAGGAAGTCTCCCGCGAAATGACCGCGAAGGCCGGCCAGAAGTGCACGGCCATCCGCCGGGTCATCGCGCCTAGAGCCTATTGTGACGCTTTGGTTTCCGCTCTGGGCGAACGCCTAGGCAAAACCGCGCTCGGCAACGCCGCCGATGAAAATGTCCGCATGGGACCGCTCGCGAGCCTTGCCCAGCGCGAGGAGGTCCGCTCCCGCATCCGCGATCTCCTGGCTGATGCTGAGATCGTTGCCGGTGATCCGGACACTCCGCGCGTCGTTTCCGGCGACGCCAAGGCCGGTGCCTTCCTCAATCCCGTTCTGCTATATTGCGACAAGCCGTGGGAGGCGCGCGCCGTTCACGACATTGAGGCTTTCGGCCCGGTCAGCACGGTCATGCCCTATGACAGCGCCGAGGAGGCCGTCGATCTTGCACGCCGTGGCAAGGGAAGCCTTGTTTCCTCAGTCTTCACCAACGATTCCGCCTTTGCCGAAGAGGTTGTCCTTGGAATGGCGCCCTTCCACGGTCGCGTTCTGATAGGCAACCGTGTCAGTGCCAAGACCTCCACTGGGCATGGTTCGCCGCTGCCGGGTCTGGTGCACGGTGGTCCGGGTCGTGCTGGCGGCGGCGAGGAACTCGGTGGGCTTCGCGGTGTGAAGCACTACATGCAGCGCACCGCCGTACAGGGCTCGCCAACGCTTCTCTCCGCTGTGACTGGCCGCTGGGTTTCTGATGCTGACGTCCGCAAGGATGCTGAGCATCCGTTCCGCAAGTCGCTCGCTGAACTCAGGATCGGCGACCAGCTTGTTACTGGCACGCGCACCGTCACGCTTGAGGATATCGAGCACTTCGCCAACTTCACCGGCGATACCTTCTATGCCCACATGGACGAGGAGGCAGCCAAGGCCAATCCGTTCTTCGATGGACGTGTCGCCCATGGCTACCTGATTGTCTCCTTTGCCGCCGGTCTTTTCGTCGATCCGGCTCCCGGCCCGGTTCTTGCCAATTACGGCGTTGACAACCTGCGTTTCCTGACGCCGGTCAACCCGGGCGATACGCTTCAGGTGCATCTCACCTGCAAGGAAATCAATCCCCGTATCGGCGCCGAGCATGGCGAGGTCCGCTGGGATTGCCGGGTGACCAATCAGAATGCTGCGACGGTCGCACAATACGACGTGTTGACGATGGTTGCCAAGACAAGGGACTGATCGAGATGGCGCAGGTCTACTCCTATGATGGCGTCGTGCCCGTCATCCACCCGGCGGCCTTCGTCCATCCGGCCGCGGTGGTGATCGGTGACGTCATCATCGGACCGGCCTGCTATGTCGGGCCTTGCGCAGTGCTGCGTGGGGATTTCGGACGCATTGTCATGGAGCGTGGCTCCAACGTTCAGGAGACCTGCGTCGTACACAGCTTTCCCAACGTCGAAGTTGTGATCGGCGAGGAGGGCCATATTGGCCACGGCGCCGTGTTGCATGGGTGCCAAATTGGCCGGAACGCCATGGTGGGAATGAACGCGGTTGTCATGGACGAGGCGGTGATCGGCGAGAATTCGATCGTTGCCGCCATGGCCTTCGTCAAGGCCGGAGCTGAAATCCCTCCAAATAGCCTCGCCGTCGGTTCGCCGGCGCGGGTCATCCGCGAACTCAGCGAGAAGGAAATCGCCTGGAAGCGGCAGGGCACGGGCGTCTACCAGCGGCTGGCTCTCGAAGCGAAAGACAAGCTGCAGGCTGTCGAACCGCTCACCGAGCAGGAAACGGACCGCCGGCGCATCGTGGCCCCGGAATATGACCCGTTGATCCTGGAACGATTGAAGTTTGACGAATGATGCCGTTCAGCGAACAGCCTTGACGCCTTCGAGGATCAATGTCGTCGCGATATCGGCATATTCGTCGCGGCTGATCGGGCCACCGGGGCGGAACCACATATAGACCCAGTTCATCATGCCGAAGAGCGACATGGTCACCGGCATCAGCAGTGGCTTGTCGGTGTTGAGATCCGGGTTGATCTCGATGATGGTGTTGGAAAAGCGCTTGACGATCCGGCGCTCGATGGCGCGGAGTTCATCGAGCTGTTCCGCGGATAGCGCGTCGGTGCCGTTGAGCTGCACCTTGTGCTCATTGTCGGCACCACGATAGCTCTCAAGCACCTGCCGAACCAGCTGTCGAAGTCGCTCCTGCGGAGCAACATCGGGGTTGTCGGCGGAGGCGACAGCCGCCTCCAGCTCTTCCAGGTGATTGCGGATGATATCGAAGATCAGCGCGTCTTTGCTCGGATAGTAGTGGTAGAGCAGGGCTTTGGAGACATTGCTGCGCGAAGCGATGTGGGCCATGGAGGCTTTCTCCATTCCCATCTCCGCAAAAACGGCAGCGGCGCTGCTTAACAGGCTGCGTTGTTTCTCTTCAAAGTCGATCGCGCGCGTTCTTGCCATACTATTCCTGCGTTCCTGTTTCGTCCGACGCGCCCTCCACGCGATGGGTACCGAGAGTCTTATGGGCGCTTCCCAGAATGATCGTCATCCCGGGAAGCGCCGTACTCATTCCTTTGGTCGGTTATCGACGACCCGTTTTGCCTTGCCCTCGGAGCGAGCGACTCCACCCGGATCGCGAATCTCGATCTTTGTGGTAACACCAACGACGCTCTTGATGTAGTGGGCGAGGGATTTTGCCGAGGTGGCGCGCGCAATTTCGTCGGCCGCGTCAGGCGTGCACTCGACGTGAACCGTCATCTGGTCCATGCGCCCGGCCCGGCTGAGCTCGATCTGGAAATGCGGCGCCAGCCCATGACACTTTAGGATCTGTTCCTCGATCTGGGTCGGGAAGACGTTGACGCCGCGAAGGATCATCATGTCGTCTGAGCGACCGGTGATCTTTTCGATGCGCCGCATGGAGCGCGCCGTGCCGGGCAGCAGCCGCGTCAGATCGCGGGTGCGGTAGCGGATGATCGGCAGGCCTTCCTTGGTCAGCGTCGTGAAGACGAGTTCGCCCATCTCACCATCGGGAAGAACTTCGCCGGTCGAGGGATCGATGATCTCGGGGTAGAAGTGGTCTTCCCAGATATGCAGCCCGTCCTTGGTCTCGACGCATTCGCTGGCGACACCCGGCCCCATGACCTCTGAGAGGCCATAGATGTCGACGGCATGCATGTCGAATGACTGCTCGATCTCCTGGCGCATGGCGTTGGTCCAGGGCTCGGCGCCGAAGATGCCGACGGCAAGCGAGCTTTCGCGGGGATCGATACCCTGCCTGCGGAACTCGTCGAGAATCGAGAGCATGTAGGAAGGCGTGACCATGATGATGCGTGGCTTGAAATCCTGCATCAACGTGACCTGCCGCTCCGTCATGCCGCCCGACATCGGCACGACCGTGCAGCCGAGACGCTCGGCACCATAGTGGGCACCAAGCCCGCCGGTGAAGAGCCCGTATCCGTATGCAACATGGACCATATCCCCGGGACGGCCGCCGGCCGCCCGGATCGAGCGGGCGACCATATCCGCCCAGGTGTCGATGTCCTTCTGGGTGTAGCCGACGACGGTCGGCTTGCCTGTTGTGCCCGAAGAGCCATGGATTCGCACCAGTTTTTCCCGCGGCACGG harbors:
- the paaD gene encoding 1,2-phenylacetyl-CoA epoxidase subunit PaaD produces the protein MMAVTLPSTTDVWQWLAEVPDPEIPVISLVDLGIIRDVAFDDDTLVVTVTPTYSGCPATAIINLDIEQALHEKGVEKLRLERRLSPAWTTDWISSEGREKLKAYGIAPPVDGTAIDGLLRQRVDRLSGRSNPTIACPRCGSTNTEKISQFGSTPCKASYRCTDCLEPFDYFKCI
- the paaE gene encoding 1,2-phenylacetyl-CoA epoxidase subunit PaaE; this translates as MARFHSLQVTDVKRETRDAVVVTLAPLAEDRNAFDFTQGQYLTFRRKFDGEELRRSYSICAGRDEGVLRVGIKRVDGGCFSTWANEELRIGDTLEAMPPMGAFFTAIEPEISKSYLGFAAGSGITPVLSIIKTTLSREPHSRFTLVYANRQISSIMFREELDDLKNTYLGRLSILHVLESEAQDIDLFTGRIDAGKCAALFKHWIDLKSVDTAFICGPEPMMLTIAAALRDHGMREEQIKFELFASSQPGRARRKTESSASADRGAACEATVTLDGATRVFKMPKQGQTLLEAAIENNMDAPYACKAGVCSTCRAKVIEGETEMEVNHALEDYEVRQGYVLTCQCYPLSDRVVVSYDQ
- a CDS encoding Phenylacetic acid catabolic protein; this translates as MSDTMPIEEYLLKGGVLTSPDNVTPRYRGELLRLMASFVDSELAGAAGFADTINDAPGIKERIASAKIVLEKTDHAGRVLEIMGSFGADTGRYAVHHPWDARLTREADIGAARQGGDMRLSVFHYPLHGWVDAVIMNVLMGAASTIQLRELTHVSYQPLAEVFRAILPREAHHTELGIEGLKRIAETEAGMSQAREAIAYWRPRVAASFGHSGSARYETLARFGLRHTPNEALLTEWQAAVDAQLIALNLN
- the paaZ gene encoding phenylacetic acid degradation bifunctional protein PaaZ → MNVLVNPPRRLESYVYGRWVPGTKDGALLLDASTGAPVATIDSTGVDFAASLAYGREKAGPALRRMSFHERAAMLKALGQALMDRKEEFYALSSATGATKADSWIDIDGGIGTLLSYASKGRRELPNTRVLVDGDVESLSRDGTFAARHILSPLQGVAIHINAFNFPVWGMLEKLAPTLLAGMPAIVKPASQTAYLTELVVRRMVETGLLPEGAVQLVCGSVGDLLDHVDGQDAVTFTGSAWTGRKLKTHPAIIENSVRFTMEADSLNASVLGLDAAPGTEEFDLFVKEVSREMTAKAGQKCTAIRRVIAPRAYCDALVSALGERLGKTALGNAADENVRMGPLASLAQREEVRSRIRDLLADAEIVAGDPDTPRVVSGDAKAGAFLNPVLLYCDKPWEARAVHDIEAFGPVSTVMPYDSAEEAVDLARRGKGSLVSSVFTNDSAFAEEVVLGMAPFHGRVLIGNRVSAKTSTGHGSPLPGLVHGGPGRAGGGEELGGLRGVKHYMQRTAVQGSPTLLSAVTGRWVSDADVRKDAEHPFRKSLAELRIGDQLVTGTRTVTLEDIEHFANFTGDTFYAHMDEEAAKANPFFDGRVAHGYLIVSFAAGLFVDPAPGPVLANYGVDNLRFLTPVNPGDTLQVHLTCKEINPRIGAEHGEVRWDCRVTNQNAATVAQYDVLTMVAKTRD
- a CDS encoding transferase hexapeptide repeat family protein gives rise to the protein MAQVYSYDGVVPVIHPAAFVHPAAVVIGDVIIGPACYVGPCAVLRGDFGRIVMERGSNVQETCVVHSFPNVEVVIGEEGHIGHGAVLHGCQIGRNAMVGMNAVVMDEAVIGENSIVAAMAFVKAGAEIPPNSLAVGSPARVIRELSEKEIAWKRQGTGVYQRLALEAKDKLQAVEPLTEQETDRRRIVAPEYDPLILERLKFDE
- a CDS encoding TetR/AcrR family transcriptional regulator produces the protein MARTRAIDFEEKQRSLLSSAAAVFAEMGMEKASMAHIASRSNVSKALLYHYYPSKDALIFDIIRNHLEELEAAVASADNPDVAPQERLRQLVRQVLESYRGADNEHKVQLNGTDALSAEQLDELRAIERRIVKRFSNTIIEINPDLNTDKPLLMPVTMSLFGMMNWVYMWFRPGGPISRDEYADIATTLILEGVKAVR
- the paaK gene encoding phenylacetate--CoA ligase PaaK, which codes for MEDLSPRPGDLDALETASRDEIAALQLERMKWSLGHAYENSPFYRARFDEAGVHPSDLKSLADLAKFPFTTKKDLRDTYPFGMFAVPREKLVRIHGSSGTTGKPTVVGYTQKDIDTWADMVARSIRAAGGRPGDMVHVAYGYGLFTGGLGAHYGAERLGCTVVPMSGGMTERQVTLMQDFKPRIIMVTPSYMLSILDEFRRQGIDPRESSLAVGIFGAEPWTNAMRQEIEQSFDMHAVDIYGLSEVMGPGVASECVETKDGLHIWEDHFYPEIIDPSTGEVLPDGEMGELVFTTLTKEGLPIIRYRTRDLTRLLPGTARSMRRIEKITGRSDDMMILRGVNVFPTQIEEQILKCHGLAPHFQIELSRAGRMDQMTVHVECTPDAADEIARATSAKSLAHYIKSVVGVTTKIEIRDPGGVARSEGKAKRVVDNRPKE